A stretch of the Bacillus anthracis str. Vollum genome encodes the following:
- the eutG gene encoding alcohol dehydrogenase EutG, producing the protein MQEVAEFRMPKSVLYGRNSLEKLWEQSKKFGKRAFIVTDTIMEDLGYVERCIQQLNTKGITVITYNKVNAEPTNIHVLEALTICKEGKCDFIIGLGGGSCIDAAKAVAVLYTNGGEVEDYVQKDREIDNDPLPLIAIPTTSGTGSEVTSVAVITNKRTDVKMMMKHPSFTPQVAIIDPILTRSVPPHITAATGIDALCHAVEAYISKVSQSLTDVLALSAIESIMKYLRIAYEDGENMEAREAMMIASLQAGIAFSNASVTLVHGMSRPVGALFHVPHGISNAILLPTVLEYTKGSAVKRLAEIGRCLNKDLYSYCDEEVADYTLGEIKKLCFDLHIPNLKEYGIGELEFEKAISKMASDAIESGSPANNPRVPSYDEIKQLYRECFHYKYEDSIKTLGD; encoded by the coding sequence TTGCAAGAAGTTGCTGAGTTTCGTATGCCGAAGTCTGTATTATATGGAAGAAATTCTCTTGAAAAGCTGTGGGAACAATCTAAGAAATTCGGGAAAAGAGCGTTTATAGTTACGGATACAATTATGGAGGATTTAGGATATGTTGAGAGGTGTATACAACAATTAAATACGAAAGGTATAACTGTTATTACATATAATAAAGTAAATGCTGAGCCTACAAATATACACGTGTTAGAGGCGTTAACTATTTGTAAAGAAGGAAAGTGTGATTTTATAATCGGTCTTGGTGGTGGAAGTTGTATTGATGCAGCAAAAGCAGTTGCGGTGTTATATACAAATGGCGGAGAAGTGGAAGATTATGTCCAAAAGGATAGGGAAATAGACAATGATCCGCTACCACTTATTGCAATCCCAACAACCTCTGGAACTGGATCGGAAGTAACAAGTGTAGCAGTAATTACGAATAAACGAACAGATGTAAAAATGATGATGAAGCATCCGAGTTTTACCCCGCAAGTAGCAATTATTGACCCAATTTTAACACGTTCGGTACCACCTCACATTACAGCAGCAACAGGGATAGATGCTTTATGTCATGCAGTCGAAGCATATATTTCTAAAGTTTCACAATCACTTACAGATGTATTAGCTCTTTCCGCTATTGAAAGTATTATGAAATATTTACGTATTGCATATGAAGATGGAGAGAATATGGAGGCAAGAGAAGCGATGATGATAGCGTCCTTACAAGCTGGAATTGCATTTTCTAATGCATCTGTTACATTAGTTCATGGCATGTCGAGACCAGTAGGAGCATTATTTCATGTACCACATGGTATATCGAATGCAATACTATTACCTACAGTTTTAGAGTATACAAAAGGTAGTGCGGTAAAAAGACTAGCGGAAATTGGCCGCTGTTTAAATAAAGATTTGTATTCCTATTGTGATGAAGAAGTAGCCGACTACACGCTGGGGGAAATAAAAAAACTTTGTTTTGATCTTCATATTCCAAATTTAAAAGAATACGGAATTGGTGAGCTTGAGTTTGAAAAAGCTATTTCTAAAATGGCGTCAGATGCAATTGAAAGTGGAAGTCCAGCGAATAACCCACGTGTGCCATCATATGATGAAATTAAACAGTTGTATCGAGAATGTTTTCATTATAAATATGAAGATTCAATAAAAACATTAGGGGATTAA
- a CDS encoding GntP family permease — protein MELVIILLALSLLMFVAYRGFSVILFAPIFALFAVFLTEPSFVLPFFSNIFMEKMVGFIKLYFPVFLLGAIFGKVVEMSGIADSIAKTIIELVGEKRTILAIVLMGAILTYSGVSVYVVVFAVYPFAAKLFRQANIPKRLIPGTIVLGAVTFTMDALPGSPQIQNVIPTTFFKTDIYAAPILGIVGAIFVLTLGLLYLESRRKKAKAAGEGYDGFNDGNTEMAASLQAEQKDMPLLKSLEITRAQQVIAFIPLILVGVMNKVFTIMIPKWYPNGFDFSAIGMKAFGKVELSAVVGIWSVELALIIGIVTTLLLYWKRVVTGFQAGLNTSIGGALLATMNTGAEFGFGGVIAALPGFAIMRDGISATFTNPLVNGAVTTNILAGITGSASGGMGIVLSAMGDKFIAAANQFDIPLEVMHRIVSMASGGMDTLPHNGAIITILTVTGLTHKQSYKDIFAITVLKTVAVFLVIAFYTVTGIY, from the coding sequence TTGGAGCTAGTTATTATATTATTAGCACTTAGTTTACTTATGTTTGTAGCATATAGAGGTTTTTCTGTAATTTTATTTGCACCAATATTTGCATTATTTGCGGTATTTTTGACAGAACCTAGTTTTGTATTACCTTTCTTTTCGAATATTTTTATGGAGAAAATGGTAGGTTTTATTAAACTATATTTTCCTGTATTTTTACTTGGGGCAATATTTGGGAAGGTAGTAGAAATGTCAGGGATTGCGGACTCGATTGCAAAGACAATTATAGAGTTAGTTGGTGAAAAACGTACAATATTAGCGATTGTATTAATGGGTGCTATTTTAACGTATAGTGGTGTTAGTGTGTATGTAGTAGTGTTTGCTGTATATCCGTTCGCAGCTAAATTGTTTCGACAAGCGAATATTCCAAAACGTTTAATCCCTGGAACAATCGTGCTTGGAGCGGTCACGTTTACGATGGATGCGCTACCTGGATCACCACAAATTCAAAACGTAATACCTACAACGTTTTTTAAAACAGACATTTATGCTGCGCCAATACTTGGTATTGTAGGGGCAATTTTTGTTCTTACATTAGGTTTACTATATTTAGAGAGTAGACGTAAGAAGGCGAAAGCAGCTGGAGAAGGATATGATGGTTTTAACGATGGAAATACTGAAATGGCAGCTTCTTTACAAGCAGAACAAAAAGATATGCCGTTACTGAAAAGCCTTGAAATTACAAGAGCACAGCAAGTAATTGCTTTTATACCACTTATTTTAGTAGGTGTAATGAATAAAGTGTTTACTATTATGATACCGAAGTGGTATCCGAATGGTTTTGATTTTTCTGCAATTGGTATGAAAGCATTTGGAAAAGTAGAATTAAGTGCAGTAGTTGGAATCTGGTCAGTAGAATTGGCACTTATTATAGGTATAGTAACAACATTATTATTATATTGGAAACGAGTCGTAACAGGATTTCAAGCTGGATTAAATACAAGTATTGGTGGGGCGCTACTGGCAACGATGAATACAGGAGCTGAGTTTGGATTCGGTGGTGTCATCGCAGCACTTCCAGGATTCGCAATTATGAGAGATGGCATTTCTGCCACATTCACAAATCCTCTTGTGAATGGAGCAGTAACGACGAATATTTTAGCTGGTATTACAGGCTCTGCATCAGGAGGAATGGGAATTGTTTTAAGTGCAATGGGTGATAAGTTTATTGCAGCGGCCAATCAATTCGATATTCCATTAGAAGTAATGCATCGTATTGTGTCAATGGCATCAGGAGGAATGGATACATTACCACATAACGGGGCTATTATTACTATTCTTACAGTAACAGGTTTAACACATAAACAGTCATATAAAGATATTTTTGCAATTACTGTTTTGAAAACGGTTGCTGTGTTTTTAGTTATTGCATTCTATACAGTAACAGGAATTTATTAA
- a CDS encoding GNAT family N-acetyltransferase, protein MRIYEATIADLDGLASVFNNYRMFYRQDSDIEGAKVFLRNRMERKESVIFVAVEDGEYIGFTQLYPSFSSISMKELWILNDLFVQAAKRGAGTGKKLLEAAKEFALENGAKGVKLQTEIDNLSAQRLYAENGYLRDNRYFHYELTF, encoded by the coding sequence ATGAGAATATATGAGGCAACAATTGCAGATTTAGATGGACTAGCATCAGTTTTTAATAACTATCGTATGTTTTATAGACAAGATTCCGATATAGAAGGAGCAAAAGTATTTTTACGAAATCGAATGGAGAGAAAAGAATCCGTTATTTTCGTGGCAGTTGAAGACGGTGAATATATTGGGTTCACACAATTATACCCATCATTTTCTTCTATTTCGATGAAAGAATTATGGATTTTAAATGATTTATTTGTGCAAGCCGCTAAGCGCGGAGCAGGAACAGGAAAAAAATTATTAGAAGCTGCGAAAGAATTTGCCTTAGAAAATGGTGCAAAAGGTGTAAAATTACAAACAGAGATTGATAATTTATCAGCGCAGCGATTATATGCTGAAAATGGATATTTGAGAGATAATCGTTATTTCCATTATGAATTAACGTTTTAA
- a CDS encoding GNAT family N-acetyltransferase, producing MSFQIREATINDIDALCSLTTELKGSSISYEDMNNRLQFVQMSPFDFLYVYEEEKTIFGLLGFRIRENLEDITRYGEISIISVDSTIRRKGIGHILMDYAEQLAKKHNCIGTWLVSGTKRVEAHPFYKKLGYEVNGYRFVKHF from the coding sequence ATGTCTTTTCAAATTCGTGAAGCTACGATAAACGATATAGATGCACTTTGCTCTTTAACAACAGAACTAAAGGGTTCCTCTATTTCGTATGAGGATATGAACAACCGATTGCAATTCGTACAAATGAGTCCTTTTGATTTTTTATATGTTTATGAGGAAGAAAAAACTATATTTGGATTACTTGGGTTTCGTATACGTGAAAATTTAGAAGATATAACTCGGTATGGAGAAATTTCAATTATTAGCGTTGATTCTACAATACGACGAAAAGGCATTGGGCACATATTAATGGATTATGCAGAGCAATTAGCAAAGAAGCATAATTGCATTGGCACATGGCTAGTTAGTGGAACAAAAAGAGTAGAAGCTCATCCTTTTTACAAAAAATTAGGATATGAAGTAAATGGCTATCGATTTGTAAAACATTTTTAA
- a CDS encoding SAM-dependent methyltransferase has translation MFSVQPIAFVHNERKEIKDDEWGEVRSCITLTEMYTEESIQGIEDFSHIEIVFYFHKVTDEQIQYVARHPRNNHDYPKVGIFAQRGKNRPNRIGATIVKVIKREGKSIIVEGLDAIDGTPILDIKPIMKEFMPREEIVQPKWATDIMRQYWKGNGVK, from the coding sequence ATGTTCTCGGTTCAACCAATCGCATTTGTACATAATGAAAGAAAGGAAATAAAAGATGATGAGTGGGGAGAAGTAAGATCCTGTATTACTTTAACTGAAATGTATACAGAGGAAAGTATACAAGGGATTGAAGATTTTTCTCATATTGAAATTGTTTTTTATTTTCATAAAGTAACTGATGAACAAATTCAATATGTTGCTAGACATCCTAGAAATAATCATGATTATCCTAAAGTAGGTATTTTTGCACAGCGCGGGAAAAATCGTCCGAATCGCATAGGGGCAACAATTGTAAAGGTGATTAAAAGAGAAGGTAAATCAATTATTGTTGAGGGGTTAGATGCTATTGATGGCACCCCTATATTGGATATAAAGCCAATAATGAAAGAGTTTATGCCGAGAGAAGAAATTGTACAGCCTAAATGGGCAACGGATATAATGAGACAGTATTGGAAGGGGAATGGAGTAAAATGA
- a CDS encoding VOC family protein → MLNTNTLRAGIHHIEFWVANLEESISFYDMLFSIIGWRKLNEVAYSTGESEIYFKEVDEEIVRTLGPRHICYQAINRKVVDEVAEFLSSTKIKIIRGPMEMNHYSEGYYTIDFYDPNGFIIEVAYTPNVEM, encoded by the coding sequence ATTCTTAATACGAATACACTTCGAGCAGGTATTCATCATATTGAATTTTGGGTAGCGAATTTAGAGGAGTCCATTTCTTTTTATGATATGTTATTTTCTATAATTGGCTGGAGAAAGTTAAATGAAGTAGCATATAGCACAGGAGAAAGTGAAATATATTTTAAAGAAGTAGATGAAGAAATCGTAAGAACTTTAGGACCAAGACATATTTGTTACCAAGCTATTAATAGAAAAGTAGTTGATGAGGTAGCAGAATTTCTTTCTAGCACGAAAATAAAGATAATACGTGGTCCGATGGAAATGAATCATTATTCGGAAGGGTACTATACGATTGATTTTTATGATCCGAATGGGTTTATTATAGAAGTGGCTTACACACCAAATGTAGAAATGTAA
- a CDS encoding DUF3471 domain-containing protein, whose amino-acid sequence MKEMMKEATESVPEQIKGTTPSHKLEDYTGTFEHPAYGTLQVHKQDDSLFVQFMEMDIQLGHHHYDIFSAKVDLFQMKMNLLFAYEMNVNGEFPSLQLHVPAMLSTQPLAFKKIK is encoded by the coding sequence ATGAAGGAAATGATGAAAGAAGCAACCGAATCCGTTCCAGAACAAATTAAAGGGACTACACCTTCTCACAAATTAGAGGATTACACTGGTACTTTCGAACATCCTGCATACGGAACATTACAAGTACACAAACAAGATGATTCGTTATTTGTACAATTTATGGAGATGGACATTCAATTGGGCCATCATCATTACGACATCTTCTCTGCAAAAGTTGACTTATTCCAAATGAAGATGAATCTATTATTTGCATATGAAATGAATGTGAACGGTGAATTCCCATCCCTTCAGTTACATGTACCAGCAATGTTAAGTACTCAGCCGCTTGCATTTAAGAAAATTAAATAA
- a CDS encoding aminoglycoside phosphotransferase family protein — MKTITTWQNNIQIVKDATNIVGISKGFSPDKKYIVTTIDEEKYLLRIGDIQEYERRKIEFQILNEMAKRNVQAQRPIEIGILEDESVCYSIFSYLEGEDAKKLLPTYSPKEQYEIGIEAGKDLAKMHTYEAPKDLLPWYERAMKKHQKYVEAYKTCGIKIKNDDKIIKFIDENEMYLQNRPNRFQHDDFHLENIIVRDGKYVGVVDFNGYDWGDPLHDFVKIALFARDISIPYSIGQIEGYFNGIIPEEFWKLYAVYVGMTVFSSVVWTLRAAPHMLDDTLERLTIVLEDHKDFELLKPIWFQPEKINMK, encoded by the coding sequence ATGAAAACAATTACAACATGGCAAAACAATATACAAATAGTAAAAGATGCAACGAATATTGTAGGAATTTCTAAAGGTTTTTCACCGGATAAGAAATATATAGTTACGACAATTGATGAGGAAAAATATTTGTTACGGATTGGCGATATACAAGAGTATGAAAGAAGAAAAATAGAGTTTCAAATTTTAAATGAAATGGCAAAACGTAACGTACAGGCACAAAGGCCGATTGAAATAGGTATATTGGAAGATGAAAGTGTATGCTATAGTATTTTTTCATATTTAGAAGGAGAAGATGCAAAGAAGCTATTGCCTACGTATTCACCAAAAGAACAATATGAAATTGGTATAGAGGCAGGAAAAGATTTAGCAAAAATGCATACATATGAAGCTCCTAAGGATTTACTTCCATGGTATGAAAGAGCAATGAAAAAACATCAAAAATATGTAGAGGCATATAAAACGTGCGGAATAAAAATAAAAAATGATGATAAAATCATTAAATTTATCGATGAAAATGAAATGTATTTACAAAACCGCCCAAATCGATTTCAACACGATGATTTTCATTTAGAAAATATAATTGTACGGGATGGGAAATATGTAGGGGTTGTTGATTTTAATGGTTATGATTGGGGCGATCCACTCCATGATTTTGTAAAAATTGCACTATTTGCAAGGGACATTAGTATCCCATACTCAATCGGACAAATAGAAGGATACTTTAATGGTATAATACCAGAGGAGTTCTGGAAGTTATATGCTGTGTACGTTGGCATGACAGTTTTCTCTTCAGTTGTCTGGACATTACGAGCAGCACCGCATATGTTAGATGATACGTTAGAGCGTCTTACTATCGTTTTAGAGGATCATAAAGACTTTGAGCTATTAAAGCCAATTTGGTTTCAACCAGAAAAAATTAATATGAAATAG
- a CDS encoding S41 family peptidase, translating into MYIEIFKEIVSITHHDYSGCIDKKGWDDPTTYLQTIEKLEKQGELTPVQFTEIVRDYLLDFKDNHMFFKMISNNQTLNGVGFQVKRYEDRLYITSTPQEIRVKKGQSILALDNMKVPELLIKYKKYLNENTYEREKWDYVLLKSSNYTLIDENGVTKTITLQKYKQSEYTPIYSLKQYNKDTLLITLTDFANIEAINKLLDSHKNELNSFQNLIIDVRLNRGGSDDAFFNLLPYLFEDKEISLFDSSDTMQLNHTERNFHLRMKEMEDYDSLDELSKLFTNMFIQDLKKNYKKGFVTFDTSGLPKELQSLKIHGRKSPSRVVILTDVTCGSSGDSFVEVAKKSLKVKVIGRPTAGLNDYSNLAVMEWADTFALYYPTSRLSIIDKGEGMSGIGIQPHIHIPWTPEHIQEDVDLNLALQLLQNEEW; encoded by the coding sequence GTGTACATAGAAATTTTTAAAGAAATTGTTTCGATTACTCATCACGATTATTCAGGTTGTATAGATAAGAAAGGATGGGACGATCCTACTACTTATTTACAGACAATCGAGAAACTAGAGAAACAAGGAGAACTAACACCAGTACAATTTACTGAGATTGTACGTGATTACTTATTAGACTTTAAAGATAATCATATGTTTTTCAAAATGATCTCTAACAACCAAACGCTTAACGGTGTTGGCTTTCAAGTAAAAAGATACGAAGACCGCCTATATATTACATCCACTCCTCAAGAAATAAGAGTGAAAAAAGGACAGTCTATTCTAGCATTAGATAATATGAAAGTCCCTGAGCTATTAATAAAATATAAGAAGTATTTAAATGAGAATACATATGAACGTGAAAAATGGGATTATGTTTTATTAAAATCATCAAATTATACACTTATAGATGAAAATGGAGTAACTAAAACCATAACTTTACAAAAGTATAAACAAAGCGAATACACGCCTATTTATTCATTGAAACAGTATAATAAAGATACACTCTTAATTACTTTGACGGATTTTGCAAATATTGAAGCTATTAATAAACTATTAGACTCACACAAAAATGAGCTTAATTCTTTTCAAAACTTAATTATTGATGTGCGATTAAATCGTGGCGGAAGTGATGATGCATTTTTCAACCTACTTCCTTACTTATTTGAAGACAAAGAGATTTCTCTTTTCGATTCTTCTGATACAATGCAATTAAATCATACAGAACGGAACTTTCATTTACGTATGAAAGAAATGGAAGATTATGATTCTTTAGACGAACTTTCCAAATTATTCACCAATATGTTTATTCAAGATTTAAAAAAGAATTATAAAAAAGGATTCGTTACATTTGATACCTCTGGGTTACCAAAAGAACTTCAATCATTAAAAATACACGGACGAAAATCACCTAGTAGAGTAGTTATATTAACAGATGTTACATGCGGGAGTTCTGGCGATTCTTTTGTAGAAGTTGCAAAAAAATCATTGAAAGTAAAAGTAATAGGTCGTCCTACTGCTGGTTTAAATGATTATTCTAATTTAGCAGTAATGGAATGGGCTGATACATTCGCTCTTTACTACCCTACTTCACGACTTTCAATTATAGATAAAGGCGAAGGGATGTCTGGAATTGGTATTCAACCACATATACATATTCCGTGGACTCCGGAACATATACAAGAAGATGTGGACTTAAATTTAGCATTACAACTACTTCAAAACGAAGAATGGTAA
- a CDS encoding YpjP family protein, producing the protein MPNWFRKTLVALITVFTFGLVTPPSILLDNAKAADKPTSTAGQQNLESTSYTYEETNDRLTTDTFITYAMQEAEKQSMQKFGTKIGPVIEDEFKDVILPKIEEAIAELANDVPEESLQSLAISQKPAGGNNEKIFHVYDTKTGNDLLRFHVRRDHPPQDGYYFNFHYHRFDDGYSGHHELGNIYWNTNVPPKWLS; encoded by the coding sequence ATGCCAAATTGGTTTAGAAAAACCTTAGTCGCATTAATTACCGTATTTACATTTGGTTTAGTGACGCCTCCTTCCATATTGCTTGATAATGCCAAAGCTGCGGACAAGCCTACAAGCACAGCTGGGCAACAAAATTTGGAGAGTACGTCCTATACATATGAAGAAACGAATGACAGGTTAACCACCGATACTTTTATTACTTACGCAATGCAAGAAGCAGAGAAGCAGTCGATGCAAAAGTTTGGCACTAAAATTGGTCCAGTAATTGAAGATGAGTTTAAGGATGTAATATTACCGAAAATTGAAGAGGCAATTGCTGAACTAGCAAATGATGTGCCAGAAGAATCGCTACAATCATTAGCGATTTCTCAAAAACCAGCGGGTGGAAATAATGAAAAGATTTTTCACGTTTACGATACGAAAACAGGAAATGACTTATTGCGTTTCCACGTAAGAAGAGATCATCCACCGCAAGATGGTTATTATTTTAATTTCCACTATCACCGTTTTGATGATGGGTACTCAGGACATCATGAGTTAGGAAATATTTATTGGAATACGAATGTGCCGCCAAAATGGCTTTCTTAA
- a CDS encoding ABC transporter ATP-binding protein has translation MLEVNIRSAGYEIGEKTIHDIAFSIEKGELVALIGANGAGKSTTIKTMLGLLVNVNGEISFGAKKNPYAYVPEHPTYYDYLTLWEHIELLMAARGNEVGSWERKAEELLHLFRMDKYKHEYLSKFSKGMKQKSMLILAFLTEADFYIIDEPFIGLDPVATKEFLSYLYKEKERGAGILLCTHVLDTAERICERFLLISQGTLVADGHLDAIQTLAEMPGSSLLDCFDVIVRREQHD, from the coding sequence ATGTTAGAAGTAAATATCCGCTCTGCTGGATATGAAATAGGTGAAAAAACAATTCATGATATCGCTTTTTCTATTGAAAAAGGTGAATTAGTTGCTCTTATTGGCGCAAATGGTGCCGGAAAAAGTACGACGATTAAAACAATGCTAGGGTTGCTTGTAAATGTGAATGGTGAAATATCATTTGGTGCAAAGAAAAATCCGTATGCATACGTACCAGAACATCCAACTTATTATGATTATTTGACGCTCTGGGAACATATTGAATTATTAATGGCTGCCCGAGGAAACGAAGTAGGAAGCTGGGAAAGGAAAGCGGAAGAGTTATTACATCTGTTTCGAATGGATAAGTATAAACATGAGTATTTATCAAAGTTTTCTAAAGGTATGAAACAAAAATCGATGCTTATATTAGCGTTTTTAACAGAAGCAGATTTTTATATTATTGACGAACCTTTTATCGGACTAGATCCAGTGGCTACGAAAGAGTTTTTAAGTTATTTATATAAAGAAAAAGAACGCGGGGCAGGAATTTTACTTTGTACGCACGTATTAGATACAGCTGAAAGAATTTGTGAAAGATTTTTACTCATCTCACAAGGTACATTAGTCGCAGATGGCCATTTAGATGCAATTCAAACGTTAGCAGAAATGCCAGGAAGTTCATTATTAGATTGTTTTGATGTAATCGTAAGGCGTGAACAGCATGATTAA
- a CDS encoding HAD family hydrolase, with the protein MQKYIVFDFDGTLVDSQNIFVPIYNQIAKKHGYKTVREEEIEYLRKLTMPERCKQLDVPLYKLPILALEFYKLYQPAIKDLILFHGMKDVLDELHKEGYGIAVISSNSEEHIRAFLHNNDIENIQEVYCSKNLFGKDKMIKRFLKSKKITEKDMLYVGDEQRDVAACKKAGVNVIWVSWGYDVIETVKKDAPDYMVNTPMEIVQVVQGAYS; encoded by the coding sequence ATGCAAAAATATATTGTTTTTGACTTTGATGGCACATTAGTAGATTCACAAAATATATTTGTACCAATTTATAATCAAATTGCTAAAAAGCACGGATATAAAACGGTAAGGGAAGAAGAAATCGAGTATTTACGCAAGTTAACGATGCCAGAGAGATGTAAACAACTCGATGTACCGTTGTATAAACTACCAATATTAGCGCTGGAGTTTTATAAATTGTATCAACCTGCCATAAAAGATCTTATTTTGTTCCATGGGATGAAAGATGTATTAGACGAACTACATAAAGAAGGTTACGGAATTGCAGTCATATCATCGAACTCAGAGGAGCATATTCGGGCGTTTTTACACAATAATGATATAGAAAATATACAAGAAGTGTATTGTTCTAAAAATTTGTTCGGTAAAGATAAAATGATTAAAAGGTTTTTAAAATCGAAAAAGATAACGGAGAAAGATATGTTATACGTTGGTGATGAACAGAGAGATGTAGCGGCTTGTAAAAAGGCAGGGGTGAATGTAATTTGGGTATCTTGGGGATATGATGTCATTGAAACAGTGAAAAAAGATGCACCAGATTATATGGTTAATACACCTATGGAAATTGTACAAGTAGTACAAGGGGCGTATTCTTAA
- a CDS encoding aspartate/glutamate racemase family protein, with translation MKTIGLIGGMSWESTAEYYRIINEEIKSRLGGLHSAKCLINSVDFEEIERYQSSGDWDSTGEILENAAYSLQKGGADFIIICTNTMHKVVEKIKENIHIPILHIADATAKEIKRKDIQTVGLLGTKYTMEQDFYKSRIEENHIKVVVPSEKDRDKVNEVIYTELCLGKITSQSREYYKRVIENLIQEGAKGIILGCTEIGLLIKQEDVSVPIFDTTHIHAVEAVHFALLEYNYIM, from the coding sequence ATGAAAACGATAGGTTTAATTGGTGGTATGAGTTGGGAATCAACTGCTGAATATTATCGAATCATAAATGAAGAAATAAAAAGTAGATTAGGTGGGTTACATTCAGCTAAATGTTTAATTAATAGTGTAGACTTTGAAGAGATTGAACGATATCAGTCTAGCGGTGATTGGGATAGTACAGGAGAAATTCTAGAGAATGCAGCATATTCATTACAAAAGGGAGGAGCAGATTTTATAATTATTTGTACAAATACAATGCATAAAGTAGTTGAGAAAATAAAGGAGAATATTCATATTCCAATCTTACATATTGCTGATGCAACTGCAAAAGAAATTAAAAGAAAAGATATTCAAACAGTTGGTTTGCTTGGAACTAAATATACAATGGAGCAAGATTTCTATAAGTCACGTATTGAAGAGAATCATATAAAAGTAGTGGTACCATCAGAAAAGGATAGAGATAAGGTAAATGAAGTAATATATACAGAATTGTGCTTAGGAAAGATAACATCTCAATCTAGAGAGTATTATAAAAGAGTTATAGAAAATCTAATACAAGAAGGGGCCAAAGGAATTATTTTAGGATGTACAGAAATAGGATTATTAATTAAACAGGAAGACGTATCAGTTCCGATATTCGACACAACCCATATACATGCAGTTGAAGCAGTTCATTTCGCCTTACTAGAGTATAATTATATTATGTAA